TTGCTTCAAGGCAGATGAGTTTTATAGGGAAAAGGGCCAAGTGCGTCAAAAGtctcttcaaaataaaagacttttaAGATCTCCTCAGCTGTTTTAGAGCGTAACGGTGAcgtgtgtcttttattttgaatggtTTTGCTCGGACATAGCCGTCTTGTATGTCGGAGCTTTTCATTGTTCAGCGCTCTCGTTGAGCTGAGTATCGTGGGCTATGGCTGTGTGACTTTACAGGTGTGcagataaaatcacattttaggAGTATATGTTAGAAACCGTCAATAACATATTATCTTAACAAGCTAGTTTGGTCAAGTATTACCCAAGGTTAGCTTTGTTGCTTGTGACAAGCGTGAATAACCAGgttgtgtaaaaaataaataagctttAACTTTAGATTCCACAAAGTGTCGACTGTCTGCTTCACTGCTGGAAACAATGAGCTGGTAAGTACATTTATTTCGCTTATAACTTTTCTATCAGTAACTATAACATGAATGCTTGAGTATGAGTGATCTGATCTGTCGAACGATGGACTAGCAAATAAGTGAATATGGTTATTTCTCATTTACAGTTAATATCCTAATACAAGAATACAAATACTGAACCCCCCCCCCTGCCCATTATTCAGCTATTAAAATTTTGCTTGGGAAACTGAAACGTACGAGTTCTTTAACTGACCCCAAATGTggtcacatttaaatattttgtctctAAAGATAATGAATTTTTGTGTACGTGTTTGTTGATGTTTTATCAATGTACGAAGTAACTTTCCAGGTTACCCACTGTTCATggtatattatatttatatatatattatatattatattatatataaatgttcTCTCTGCGCTTGTAAAATGGATTTCATTGTGTTCTCTATCATGTTGCCAGTGTGAAGGAAGACAGCCGAAGTGCATCCCCTCACTGTCCTAAACCTGATGAATCGGAGAAGCCTTTGGGCACAACCATGGAAACTGAAGATGCCAGTGGTCAGTCCCTGAAATTTGTAACCCCCAGGGCATCTTTGTTTATTCTTCTAATGTACATTTGCTAACAATTCCTTTCATCTTGTTCTTTATCCCACTGTTCTATTATGTAATGGTTCAGAAGAATTGAAACTGTTTCTGTTGGTTTAAACATACTTAGGAGGTGTGGGGATTTTAGCCCAGCCGTCCTTTTAACTGTCAATGTTTCTATGCAGATGTTGACGTGAAGTCTGAGTCTACAACTTCTGAAGTGATCATCACtaaagaaatggaagaagaagagaagcagCTGATGGAAAAAGGCGAGAAAAACGAAAAGGAGTTGATGGAAAAGGTGTGTTTCTTTGCTTTGGTAAATGTATTCAACTTCAGTCTAATCCTTAAGATGATATCAGGCAATAATCATGTCCATAACTGTGATGTGTGTCATTAATGTGAAATTGTCAAGGCCCGTGAATCATGGGAGAGGGATTCACGTGACATGCGTTACAAGAGACTACAGCATCTTCTTCAGAAGAGCAACATCTACTCTAAATTTTTGCTGACAAAAATGGAGCAACAACAGAATGAGGTAGAGTGTGTttgcgcacgtgtgtgtgtgtgtgtgtgtgtgtgtgtgtgtgtgtgtgtgtgtttgtgtgtgaacaccTTAGGTATCTACCAAGTCTCTTAATTGATCATTCCTCAATCTTTGCTTGACCTAAACGCTTTCAAATTGTCTATTTTGAAGGGGTCCTCAAAACCTCTTGTTCCTGCTGTAAGGAGTAAGGTTACACAAGAGCTCCATTTACAGAAGTCTCTGACCAGACAGATATACTTCTGTATCGGAAACCTGTTAGTGACTTGTTTCTGCAGCTAGTTTGACTGAACTGAAACCAGCATCATAACGCCAGCACAGTGTTCTACTTAAGTACAATACAGTCAGGATAAGACAGGCTGAAAGATTTTCTACTCTGAATAATGTTGTAATGGGTAGAAGTAGTAAACGTGTCTAAAATACTGCCATTTCAATCATTAATTACAAAAGGCATTATGGCAGTGTAACTGCAAAGCTATGTAGACATTCCTGAACACAAGTATACATTTTCACAGCAGGTCTTGTGTTACTTACAGCGTAGGCTTTACAGAAGTCTAAATCTAGCTTGAAATGCAAGTGAGGAAAATGGAGATACTGTTAAGAGACTTGGGAGGTGTATCCTATATGTGAAATTCTGCAGGAAATACTCGTGCTGCGTTTCCACCTGCAGGCTACAAACAGAATCACTACCGACTCCTagcactcatttttttttttttttttttttaaattaaccctTTCAGGAGAAACTCAGGAAGGATAAACTGGAAAAGAGGGCCAGCAAGGTAAGAGTGAGGTTTTTACAGAAATAAGACAATAGGTACATCACATCTAAACACTGTTGAACTTATTAACATAAGCCTTGTCTTGTaggtgcaaaaaacaaacattgcagAACCAGAGAAAGGTGAGAACATCTGACATTGAATCCTATACCGTATGAAAAGCCATACAGTTCAATACATGCatacaattaataaataaaaatacattttatgtgacTAAACCTTGTGTAAACTTTAAATACTACATTTccataaatgtttgtttcccGTTGATATagataaaaagaagaggaagaggaatgaAGACTACAAAATATCAGATGTCATGTCAAAAGAGGTAAGgctacatttgatttttttttttttgtctgcttggTACATTAGCCCTTCGCTGAGGGTCTCACTTGGTTCTGCTTGATTTCGTCAACAGGAAATCATGTCGCAAACTAAGAAACCAAAAGTGGAAGAAGAGGTAACCGTTcccctttttctgtttttaatttatttttggggggtgggATAAGACATGTCAGTACGGATGTTTGCATGCTGTAGGCTGTAGGATACGTTTTAAAAAGTAGGGTCACTGAACACAGCATGTCAAACATCTGATTTTAGGATGAGGCACCTGCCCAGAAGAAATTAGAAGCTGAGGATATCGAGAAAATGAGCGACTCCAACCAAGACATCAAGAACCGTCTGTCGGAGACAGTGCGAGACAATGCCAAGCATTTTCTGGATCCTCACAGGAATGTAAATGGCCAGCCGGTCCCTGCCCAGCAGCCAGAGCTCTTCACCGGAGGGGTAATGAGGTGGTACCAGATCGAAGGCATTGAGTGGCTGAGGGTGAGTAGAACTGGATTTAGCCATTCGTTTATTAGTTGGTTCCAGCAGTAAGGGTAGCTTCATCTGCAGCTGAAACTCATTTCACCTGAGATGTTCTAGAAAACCACCCTGgtgttgcttttgtgtttttagatgtTGTGGGAGAATGGCATTAACGGGATCCTGGCTGATGAGATGGGACTAGGAAAGACTATTCAGTGTATTGCTCACATCGCCATGATGATAGAAAAGAAGGTGATGGGCCCCTTTCTGGTGGTGGCCCCTCTCTCAACTCTGCCTAACTGGATCAGTGAATTCAAGCGCTTCACTCCTGATGTGAGGACTAGTtggtaaaataagaaaattacaaaCACCAACCTAATCAAGAGTGTGCAGCTCAGCAGTTTGACCGTTTTCACGTGTGTGTCCAGATGTCTGTGCTGCTTTACCACGGCCCCCAGGCAGAGAGGGCCAAACTGCTGAAGCAGATCCGCAGGCCTCAGGGACCCCTCAGCATGTGTCCTGTGGTTGTCACCTCCTTTGAGATCTCTATGATTGATAGGAAGTTCTTGCAGGTACAATTCCTGTTTACTCCCTGCTatataaatagtttttataGCATGTCACAGGTGACGGATAATGTGGCTTCTACAATAAGAAACATATGTGTCAGATAATATTGTGGGTGTAGTTATATATAGTTCGTCATTAGGTCAGTTATTGCATTACTATAGTTGTATGTGTCTCATTAATCAGGAAAGGGCAGAGGTGTGGCATATTTTgtataaaacctaaaacatttttaacagacaATCAGTTAATTGAAATAATCATTAGACTACtgtataatgaaaataatagatAGTTGAAGACCTATTTGACGTATCTCATGAGTATACTTTGAGGAGCCAGACCACATCTGTTCTCTGCTGTAGCGTTTCCAGTGGAAGTACCTGATTGTGGATGAGGGGCACCGGATTAAAAACCTCAATTGTCGACTGGTGCGGGAACTGAAGACCCTTCCCACCGACAACAAGCTGCTGCTGACGGGCACGCCGCTGCAGAACAACCTGGCGGAGCTCTGGTCGCTCCTCAACTTCCTGCTGCCAGAAGTCTTCGATGACCTCAAAAGGTGATTTCCATCGGGCTAATCCCAGTACTGCTGTTGTTCAAAGACACGCTGAGCCACaacagcagctttttatttattattgaagttgtaaatataattgaaaaTAACTTGCCAACTATGACCTCCTGGAGATTTTGATTATGAGAAGCACTTTTAATGGCTTTCTAGGTGCTGTTTAACCTGTTGTTGACATGTTTATTACAGCTTTGAGTCGTGGTTTGACATCGACACCCTCGGGGAAGCTGAGAGTGTGGTGGCTACTGAGCGTGAGCAGAACATCCTGAGCATGCTACACCAGGTCTGTCACTCACTCCACATTCTAAAGTTTCTGTGGATATAGAAAAACAGCTTGTGCATGGGTTaaaggttttcttttgtttcagatTCTGACTCCGTTCCTGCTGAGAAGGCTAAAATCAGATGTGACGTTGGAGGTTCCTCCTAAAAAAGAGATAATTGTTTACGCTCCTCTCACAGCCAAACAGGAGACCTTTTACACCGCTGTGGTCAACAAGACCATTGCCAAGATGCTGGGCCAGGAAAAGGTAATACACTGAGTCTTTCCCCAATGTAGTGTTAAAGTCTGGACTGTAAATCTGTCTCTCAGATTTTATTGGAGTCCCAATACTGAATGAAGCAATTAATCCCAGTGTCAAGATGCTCTGCAGGAGAGTTTTCCAATGTGACAATGATTAAAAATCTTGAAGTATGACATGTCAAAGTTTTTTCAACatgactgtttttgttgttaggagtcaaatgaatattttttttttatatgtagtgacaataaaaacaagaattttaAGTTGAATTGGTGAAAAtctaaaatacatttgctaatttaaaaaaaaaaaaaaaacgttattCCTAAATGAAAATTTACAGTGAggtcttatttttctttatcttctATATctaaaaattctttaaaaacaagtttgagaccatttaaaaaaaaaaagttttttgtccTTGTTGATTTCTGAAGTAAGCCATTAAAGTCATGTCAAACAATTAGAACACTGATATTGAAAGAtgctctgtgttgtgtgttgtttttttttttttttttttttttcaggtggaTGCTCCTGTGCTGTTGACGCCAAGCGGCAGGCCAAAGCGTCGCAGTCGAAAAGTGGTAGAttacagagagacagataaagAAACGCCATATGACCTGGAGAAATACCTGGAAAGTGTCCGCAAGGAGCAGGAGCAGAGGTCAGCACTGCCCACAAAAATAACATGGtccttcagttttatttctatacTGCTATTGACAGGATTTATTTTCATAGATTGTTTTAGCTGTTTATCTGTGTTGAAAGCTTTGTTCTCTGTCATCATCTCTCCTTAAGCTCCCCTCCTGTACTGGATGTCCAGAGTCCTCTGGATGCTCAGATCAACCTGAAGCTGCAGAACATCCTCATGTTGTTAAAGAGATGTTGTAACCACCCCTACCTGGTGGAGTACCCCCTTGACCCTGCCACACAGGAGTTTAAGGTAAAACGCAGCTGCTGAACTTTGAGATGTACAGCATGTTGATTTACAGGCAGATGAATGACATGTTCCCTTCTTAACACTGTTCTCTGTACAGATTGATGAGCAGCTAGTGCAGAGCTCTGGGAAGTTTCTTATTCTGGACAGACTGCTGCCTGCACTGAAGAAAAGGGGACATAAGGTGAAGCAGGACACCAACCATGTCTTTCAAACTAGCTATTATGACTTGTAACCCCACTGGTTTGGGCTCCCAGTAAATTGAACTGCTTTAGTAAGCTGCTTTAATACATGGCTAGACTATCCTAGCCTATTTCTGACTTTTACTGGATGTCTGATTGCTTCTCCAGGTTCTGATCTTCAGTCAGATGACTTCCATATTGGATGTTCTAATGGATTACTGTTATCTGAGGGGCTTCCAGTACAGCCGACTGGATGGCAGCATGTCCTATGCCGACAGAGACGAAAATGTGAGTTTtaaggaataaagctgatgaaaaTGGTGCAGTAAAGGAAGCttgaattatgtttttcattaatgCAGATTAAATACAGGCAAACAGTCAAACTGCTGCCCTCCACAGCAGTTAAAGAGACTATTACAGACATGAAGCGTCTATATTTCTGCTTCACCACATTCTGCTTCTCATACAGATGACCAAATTTTCTAAAGATCCCgaagtgtttttgttcctgCTGAGCACAAGAGCAGGAGGACTGGGCATCAATCTGACAGCTGCTGACACTGTCATCATCTTTGACAGTGACTGGGTAGGTAAACATTAAAGATCAGGTCGAAtatgtgttcatgtttatgtgtatgtgtggtgaCACTTCCCTTCCCTCTCAGAACCCCCAGGCAGACCTGCAAGCTCAGGACCGCTGTCACCGCATCGGGCAAACCAAACCAGTGGTGGTGTACCGGCTGGTTACAGCCAACACTATTGACCAGAAGATCCTGGAGAGGGCATCCGCCAAGAGGAAGCTGGAGCAGATGGTGATACACAAGAGTGAGTGAACTCACTGGATTGAGACGTGCACATGTACCAAATTTCCAAATGCCTTTGTTGAGTAATCCATTTCTCTTGTGTCCATTCCTCCACAGATAAGTTCAAAGGTGGGAAAGCAGAACTGAACCAGAGTAAAAGCTGCATTGATCTGGATGAGCTGATGGATCTGCTTAAAGCCAGAGGCACTGAAAAGTAAGAATGGATATACTTCAACAAGTGTTTGTAGACTGTGAGGAAAGACTAaaattgagttttgtttttatttaatcaacatTGAGTAAGTGGAGAATGACactttttgctttgatttttgtCCCACTTAGGGAGGTGAAAGCATCGAGGGGGAAGGTGATCAGTGACAAGGACCTGGAGATATTACTGGATCGCAGTGACTTGTTGGGTAAGGTGCATCACTCTGGGGTTATTTAATGCTCACTCCCAACAAGTGCCAATTGTTTATTTCGCACGTAACAAACAGTGGGAGATTGTCTGAGGTACATGCATCTATACATGGGAAGAAACTGCTTGTTTTCAGTGAAGGTTGGTAGCATGTGACACAGAGAAAgtatttcgcagaaatcagtctttttttccaccacattgaaatttaaaaaaaattattgaagTATGTATAAAATCTGCTTGTGATGACTCTGTTTGACTCTTTTATAGTGAGTGAGCTTACACAAAGTCTTCTTTGTATTTTCAGATAAAGATAAGTGCAGCACGAAGAAAGAGAAGGTAGGAGTCTTCAGGGTAATCGATGCTGCGGAGTCGTCAGAGATCACACTGACCTaagaaatattcacatttaaatgtctgaccagaacaaaaaaatatagcTGCGTCCAAATTCAGCTGCTAAGACTTGTAGTGGAGACTGAAACATCAGGAATATATCCTGAAACTGCTGTTTGTagactttatttttgtcttgcaTGTTTCCTGACTTGATCGTACTCTGTTTGAGGAGCATTTCTGTTGTACTATTCTGGTTCTGAAAATAGTTTATGGTATTGAACCACTGCCCTTTTTAAGAGTTGACTGACACTGGGTTTTTAGAAGACTGACACTGAAATTTCGATAATTTTCACCCCAAACAATGAGGACAGAATGTTTCATTATAGGACAACAGTACCGACGGCTTCACGTTCAGTAATATTTCACAAGAAAGATTATTTTGTTCCGCTAGAAGTTTGTTCCCTTTTTACATGCACTTGTTTTGCAAAACAAAGCTCTGTGATCTGGTaaagtaaatttttatttgaccATTCAAAACAGATGATCTTGCTGTAATCAAAGCACTTTCATGCAGCAGAGGCATAtatgttcttttgtcttttttatgtaaataaactaTCATTTGGTATTTTTGGTGTTGACGTTTTCCTTCCAGgttttactaaaaatatttgtcCTATCAAATTCTTGCTTCATTCAtgctttagtttttctttcaaGTAGACTTACGCTACATTTCAAAACTTTTAAGCCTTtatcacagatttaaaaaaaaaaaaatagtttttttttatccatatttacattaaaatttacatttagtcatttagtagacgcttttatccatagcaacttacaagtgaagtacaaggcagcaaaaatttaagtcaaggagaaaacctgaaagcaaagtcctatcagaaaagtgtttacatttcatgagatgcaagttcaagaaagaacagaaaggatgatattgttttatttattgatagaATTAAGTGCATAGGAACGTGCGAAAGAgttctgttcagtttttttgaatattgggaatGAGATTGCTGAGCTTTACAATTGGGAACCATTGTCTTCCTGAATGTCCTTCAGGGTGTTTTGAGGCATTTTTACCCATGTTGTTGATGCAGGTAAGATAGCACACATACTGTGGTGTACAACTGCTTTCTGGTTGACTCAGACAATTCAAAACTATccaaaactgttattttaaacaGCACCTTTGCAGTCAAAATGTTGACCTTATGATACCACTACTGGTTGGGGAAAAGTCAGGTGGGTCATCATATCCTGGGTTTCTTATAAATTCCACAGAAATTTAAACAGGAATCCTACTATATGTTCTAAAGAACATATATTAGCTCAGCGGTTCTGAACATTTTCTCAGAACTGGAATGATACCACAGTTTCATGTACTACCACATTGATTCATCAGGTGAAGCTGTGGATTAGGAGTATGTTGCATCATATTTTATACTTCACATAAAATGTTAGCccttctgtgtgaagtttgcatgttctgtctttttatgaattgtaaaatgtatgaatggttttgtctttttatgtagATAAacggccacttatatagcgcttttatccaaagcgctttaaaaTATTGACtcccattcacacaaacactgatggcagtagctgccatgcaaggtgctcacctaaTCCACCAGGACCAAGTTGGGTTTCAacgtcttgcccaaggacacttcgacatgtatcCAAGAGCGGAGATTGAtccactgaccctatggtcctTGGAAGACCGCTCCATCTATGTCTCTATGTGAGACAGACTAGAAACCCTGGACaggtgacagctgggatagactccagccccctcAACCCTGTGACCTAAACAGGAATAGCAGGTACAGAAAATGgatgttaatttgtttaaaattgtttctaaaaaggttaaaactcagaaaattgttaaaacaaacaaaaagatgaatCACGTTAATTGACAACCGGTCCATATCAGGATAGGTCAGTTTCTTATGCCCACTATTGTTGAACTGATCAAAACAATACTAAACCACATTCTACAGATATTACAACAGCTGACCTGCTTGCAGTCTACACCTGtcacacattgtaaacatttgGAACATTATGAGGTAAAAGCTCTGAACTGGTAAAGAGCTGAAATTGTATATATGAAGCAGAAGTGAGAAAAACTTTTGCTCAAAATTAGAGTAATTGGTGTCTTCAGTTTTCATGGATGTAAAGTCAGgccagattgaagtggtttggacattTTCAGAGGAAAGATTGTGAATATATAATAAtaggaggatgctgaggacgGAGCTGTCAGGCAGttggtctagaggaagaccaaataggagatttatggatgtagtgagagaggacatgaagttagttggtgtaagagaagaggatgcagatgatagggttagatggagacagatgattcgctgtgacctctgaaagggaacagccgaacagaaaaaagaaaggttTCCTCAGTTCTCACTTATTATATTAATGCTATTAAAAGATGAAGTGATTAAACACAATGctaaacacaatttaaatacGTTTGTAACTAGGAATTCAttgtattatatataattttatattatttcccAACAAGCTTTTATGAATATAAGGAATTTTCTAAGTCTATTTGAACTTTACAGAGCAAACCAAACCCTGCTGTATTGTAGTCACGTATTCTTTGAAGAATGAGGCCCAGTCATGACTATAATACAGCCATTCCACAAGTTACGGCTGTGGCTCTTTTTCCCTCTGTATGCCTTTAACAGTGACTCAGGGCGTGGCTACACAGCTCTGTCACCTGTTCAGGTGTATTCATGCATTCTCATACTGTCCCTTGCATCAGTGCCAAACTCACGCCAGGACTGATATACTTCAACAAAAGCTCAGGTTGTTAAATTGTGGATTTAAGACTTTTCTTCCCAAAGGATTGGTTCATATTTTGAGGTAGATTTTCTTTAACAGTACtaaaagaaagttttaaatttgtttgttcTTAAGAAAGACTTCTTTTTACTATAAATTACTATTAGAATTATTTGTGCTTCCATCACTAGTTCGATAGGTTCTGTATCCAGCGTCAACATTAATATATTAAAGCTATGGAGCGTCTGAAGTTAGTTCTGCAGTACTTCCAGTCCAACTCTGAGTCCATCTCCAATGGGATCTGTATCATTCTGGCTTTAGTCAGCGTCAAGCTCTACACCAGCTTCGACTTTAACTGCCCATGTCTTCCTCAGTACAATAAATTGTACTCTCTCGGAGTGATGATAGTACCGCCCATCATACTATTCTTCCTTGGGGTCCTGGTCAACAGACATACGGGGGTCATGATGGACGAGTGGCTGCGACCCATTGGGAACAGATCCAAAAATCCTGCTGTGGTGAAGTAAGTGAGATGTACTATAACAGTCTAACAGAAGCATGTAGAGAATGTATAGCTGTTTTGAAATTAAACCACTATAAATTTTAGCTTTTTAGTGTTTTGgattgtgaacattttttttcagtgtctaTCAAAGCTATTAGCACCAGTGTGACTTGAATTATGGGTTGGCACTACTGGTGTCCTTCTGTTGAGCCATCTTGTTAACAGATGTTTTTTGGCATCAACTATGTATATTATGACAAAATGGGTCCCTAAGCAAAGACAGGTAAAAGGCCCTCACCCAAGAGACTGCCAGAGACAACAACTATGTATCCAGCTTTCATCATCATCTCtcttttaggtttttttatGGAGGCTTTGCAGTAGTTATAGTCCTGcatatatttcatgtttttgttctcaattatttgtactttttgcattttgtgtgt
The nucleotide sequence above comes from Channa argus isolate prfri chromosome 1, Channa argus male v1.0, whole genome shotgun sequence. Encoded proteins:
- the hells gene encoding lymphoid-specific helicase codes for the protein MSCVKEDSRSASPHCPKPDESEKPLGTTMETEDASDVDVKSESTTSEVIITKEMEEEEKQLMEKGEKNEKELMEKARESWERDSRDMRYKRLQHLLQKSNIYSKFLLTKMEQQQNEEKLRKDKLEKRASKVQKTNIAEPEKDKKKRKRNEDYKISDVMSKEEIMSQTKKPKVEEEDEAPAQKKLEAEDIEKMSDSNQDIKNRLSETVRDNAKHFLDPHRNVNGQPVPAQQPELFTGGVMRWYQIEGIEWLRMLWENGINGILADEMGLGKTIQCIAHIAMMIEKKVMGPFLVVAPLSTLPNWISEFKRFTPDMSVLLYHGPQAERAKLLKQIRRPQGPLSMCPVVVTSFEISMIDRKFLQRFQWKYLIVDEGHRIKNLNCRLVRELKTLPTDNKLLLTGTPLQNNLAELWSLLNFLLPEVFDDLKSFESWFDIDTLGEAESVVATEREQNILSMLHQILTPFLLRRLKSDVTLEVPPKKEIIVYAPLTAKQETFYTAVVNKTIAKMLGQEKVDAPVLLTPSGRPKRRSRKVVDYRETDKETPYDLEKYLESVRKEQEQSSPPVLDVQSPLDAQINLKLQNILMLLKRCCNHPYLVEYPLDPATQEFKIDEQLVQSSGKFLILDRLLPALKKRGHKVLIFSQMTSILDVLMDYCYLRGFQYSRLDGSMSYADRDENMTKFSKDPEVFLFLLSTRAGGLGINLTAADTVIIFDSDWNPQADLQAQDRCHRIGQTKPVVVYRLVTANTIDQKILERASAKRKLEQMVIHKNKFKGGKAELNQSKSCIDLDELMDLLKARGTEKEVKASRGKVISDKDLEILLDRSDLLDKDKCSTKKEKVGVFRVIDAAESSEITLT